A single Osmerus mordax isolate fOsmMor3 chromosome 7, fOsmMor3.pri, whole genome shotgun sequence DNA region contains:
- the zgc:174906 gene encoding death domain-containing protein CRADD: MAEDGEGSSQWLRSLKSRLIEILSADPDHVLQHADSLGLLTDQQYKQVKAVTDPSANIRDLLDNVIQKGDASSKIFLQLLKRNAMQETFPMLDFLCKLPEIHNQSTAEKQRKREAAASEDVIPAKQASKGAPSLVEEKQLMKLARNIGTSWKEIGRLALDIATVRLEQIEEDHPNSHRERVFAMLLCWRTSQRQEATAVRLHALLCQDDWALPPDSIDFLLEPR, translated from the exons ATGGCCGAGGATGGAGAAGGTAGCAGCCAGTGGCTTCGGAGCTTGAAGAGCCGTCTTATCGAGATTTTGAGTGCAGATCCTGATCATGTGTTGCAGCACGCAGACTCGCTCGGCCTACTTACAGATCAACAGTACAAACAAGTCAAAGCCGTAACAGACCCAAGTGCAAACATTCGAGACCTACTGGATAATGTTATCCAGAAAGGGGATGCGTCTTCAAAAATATTTCTACAACTGTTGAAGAGAAATGCTATGCAAGAAACATTTCCCATGTTGGATTTCCTGTGTAAACTGCCAGAGATCCACAATCAATCTACAG CTGAAAAACAAAGGAAACGAGAGGCTGCTGCATCAGAGGATGTTATACCAGCCAAACAGGCATCCAAGGGTG CCCCGAGTCTGGTAGAGGAGAAGCAGCTGATGAAGCTGGCTCGTAACATTGGGACTTCCTGGAAAGAGATCGGAAGGCTGGCCCTGGACATCGCCACTGTGAGGCTGGAGCAGATCGAGGAGGACCATCCCAACAGCCACAGAGAGCGCGTGTTCGCCATGCTGCTGTGCTGGCGAACTAGCCAGAGGCAGGAGGCCACGGCAGTCCGGCTCCATGCCCTGCTCTGCCAGGACGACTGGGCGCTGCCACCAGACAGTATCGACTTTCTCCTGGAGCCCAGATGA